From Sporosarcina sp. Marseille-Q4943, the proteins below share one genomic window:
- a CDS encoding S-layer homology domain-containing protein, with protein MARFKKVGMILTSSVLSLGMFSSLADASSAVNGQPEKVRIQVAATDIIVTKEDLIKKFREMFPSQFDFLTNNDFQVRSSHIYPEDDTIRHDLFFTKTINGKQVYGNVGFVGEEPEIEYFSYQPSNVKDALFPPKVSKEEAKKVAEDFMKKFLDEKDYQLEMNTFNYYPQQILTEPIRYTFTFARTKNQVSIADQRLDVSVLGNGEIVGFQKMSPQATSSTFDDITQVKDKNELVKKVKENLSVELNYQINYDYQTSDRTVELVYRPSATLQGVEAATGKWMTANGYTSEFPGKTKIEKIAANPLPAKQDGITVEEAKKIAEQLLAIDSDKIKLTIESVQERENYNGMPVISVQYMYQYRNGGSGSSLEINKYTGEIVNYHNMKDHLLSDFGEDSKNEDGLSQQEALNQAVKLLKEWVPSYLHNYAMPVGEPYVDERVGSYHFTFPRVVNGIIVNGDQIYVSIAADGSLNGLNVDYQEMESWPSSDDVISEQEAKALIEEALSLKLTYMKHAKSGKENHYDLVYLPVFNEEPYGYVDAHTGEWNNLFSGRNSVTVSHPWAEEELNYLINAKVLDVKDGKSFNPDAAISKGEALKAVMNSLTYFYRGGYYFGQENMNQSFDNIDSKHPLYQQIERAVELGIIKAEGNNFDVDSPITREELSVWMIRVLGLEQAAKDSSIFKLGFTDADKVQSANAGYVALANSLGLVKEEQNAFNPKREVTYAELAVSTIRLAHAIAESGRNLRYY; from the coding sequence CACGAAAGAAGATTTGATCAAGAAGTTTCGGGAAATGTTCCCGAGTCAGTTTGACTTTTTAACAAATAATGATTTCCAAGTGAGAAGTTCGCATATTTATCCGGAAGATGACACGATACGGCATGATCTATTTTTTACAAAGACCATTAATGGGAAGCAGGTATACGGGAATGTAGGTTTTGTTGGAGAGGAACCGGAAATTGAGTATTTTTCCTATCAACCTTCTAATGTGAAGGATGCTCTGTTCCCTCCAAAAGTCTCAAAAGAAGAAGCAAAAAAAGTAGCAGAAGATTTTATGAAGAAGTTTCTTGACGAAAAAGACTATCAATTAGAAATGAACACTTTCAACTATTATCCACAACAGATCTTAACAGAGCCGATTCGTTACACATTTACTTTTGCTCGTACAAAAAATCAGGTCTCGATTGCTGACCAAAGATTGGATGTATCTGTTCTAGGGAATGGTGAAATCGTTGGTTTTCAAAAGATGTCTCCACAAGCTACATCATCCACCTTTGACGATATTACACAAGTAAAAGACAAGAATGAGTTAGTAAAGAAAGTAAAAGAAAATCTTTCTGTAGAATTGAATTATCAAATTAACTACGATTACCAAACGAGCGACCGCACTGTAGAGCTTGTCTACCGACCGTCTGCAACATTGCAAGGCGTTGAAGCGGCAACAGGGAAGTGGATGACTGCAAATGGTTACACGTCAGAATTTCCAGGTAAGACAAAAATTGAAAAGATTGCAGCAAATCCACTCCCGGCAAAACAGGACGGAATCACAGTAGAAGAAGCGAAGAAGATCGCCGAACAATTACTTGCGATTGATTCTGATAAAATAAAATTAACGATCGAGTCAGTTCAGGAAAGAGAAAACTACAATGGAATGCCAGTTATTTCAGTCCAATATATGTATCAGTATAGAAATGGAGGAAGTGGATCAAGTTTAGAAATCAATAAATATACAGGCGAAATTGTCAACTACCACAATATGAAGGATCACCTGCTATCGGACTTCGGAGAGGATTCTAAAAACGAGGATGGCCTTTCCCAACAGGAGGCACTTAACCAAGCTGTGAAGTTACTAAAGGAATGGGTCCCTTCCTATTTGCATAACTATGCAATGCCTGTAGGAGAACCTTATGTTGACGAACGAGTAGGTTCGTATCATTTCACATTCCCAAGAGTCGTAAACGGGATTATCGTCAATGGAGATCAGATTTATGTATCGATAGCGGCTGACGGTTCTTTAAACGGTCTGAATGTTGATTATCAAGAGATGGAAAGCTGGCCATCGAGCGATGACGTAATTTCCGAACAAGAGGCAAAAGCATTAATCGAAGAGGCGCTTAGCCTTAAGCTCACATATATGAAGCATGCGAAAAGTGGTAAGGAAAATCATTATGATCTCGTCTATTTGCCTGTATTTAACGAGGAACCGTATGGTTATGTGGATGCTCATACAGGAGAATGGAATAACTTGTTTAGCGGCAGAAATTCAGTCACCGTTTCACATCCTTGGGCGGAAGAGGAGCTCAATTATCTCATTAACGCCAAAGTGTTGGATGTGAAAGACGGAAAGAGTTTTAACCCCGATGCTGCCATTTCAAAAGGGGAAGCATTGAAAGCGGTTATGAACTCGCTCACCTATTTCTATCGTGGCGGTTACTACTTCGGACAGGAAAACATGAACCAATCGTTCGACAATATCGATTCGAAACATCCGTTATATCAGCAAATTGAGCGTGCGGTTGAATTGGGGATCATCAAAGCGGAAGGAAATAACTTCGATGTCGATTCGCCGATCACAAGAGAAGAACTTTCGGTTTGGATGATCCGCGTTTTAGGTCTGGAGCAGGCTGCGAAAGATAGCAGCATCTTTAAATTAGGCTTTACTGACGCCGACAAGGTACAATCTGCGAATGCAGGTTATGTAGCGTTGGCAAATTCACTAGGCTTGGTAAAAGAGGAGCAAAACGCGTTCAATCCTAAGCGTGAAGTGACGTATGCAGAGTTGGCGGTGTCAACGATTCGGCTAGCGCATGCAATCGCTGAAAGTGGAAGAAATCTTCGGTATTATTAA